One part of the Homo sapiens chromosome 19, GRCh38.p14 Primary Assembly genome encodes these proteins:
- the RPS15 gene encoding small ribosomal subunit protein uS19 isoform 2 (isoform 2 is encoded by transcript variant 2): MAEVEQKKKRTFRKFTYRGVDLDQLLDMSYEQLMQLYSARQRRRLNRGLRRKQHSLLKRLRKAKKEAPPMEKPEVVKTHLRDMIILPEMVGSMVGVYNGKTFNQVEIKPEMIGHYLGEFSITYKPVKHGRPGIGATHSSRFIPLK, encoded by the exons ATG GCAGAAGTAGAGCAGAAGAAGAAGCGGACCTTCCGCAAGTTCACCTACCGCGGCGTGGACCTCGACCAGCTGCTGGACATGTCCTA CGAGCAGCTGATGCAGCTGTACAGTGCGCGCCAGCGGCGGCGGCTGAACCGGGGCCTGCGGCGGAAGCAGCACTCCCTGCTGAAGCGCCTGCGCAAGGCCAAGAAGGAGGCGCCGCCCATGGAGAAGCCGGAAGTGGTGAAGACGCACCTGCGGGACATGATCATCCTACCCGAGATGGTGGGCAGCATGGTGGGCGTCTACAACGGCAAGACCTTCAACCAGGTGGAGATCAAG CCCGAGATGATCGGCCACTACCTGGGCGAGTTCTCCATCACCTACAAGCCCGTAAAGCATGGCCGGCCCGGCATCGGGGCCACCCACTCCTCCCGCTTCATCCCTCTCAAGTAA
- the RPS15 gene encoding small ribosomal subunit protein uS19 isoform 1 (isoform 1 is encoded by transcript variant 1), translated as MLGRGADLAEVEQKKKRTFRKFTYRGVDLDQLLDMSYEQLMQLYSARQRRRLNRGLRRKQHSLLKRLRKAKKEAPPMEKPEVVKTHLRDMIILPEMVGSMVGVYNGKTFNQVEIKPEMIGHYLGEFSITYKPVKHGRPGIGATHSSRFIPLK; from the exons ATGTTGGGGCGAGGGGCGGACTTG GCAGAAGTAGAGCAGAAGAAGAAGCGGACCTTCCGCAAGTTCACCTACCGCGGCGTGGACCTCGACCAGCTGCTGGACATGTCCTA CGAGCAGCTGATGCAGCTGTACAGTGCGCGCCAGCGGCGGCGGCTGAACCGGGGCCTGCGGCGGAAGCAGCACTCCCTGCTGAAGCGCCTGCGCAAGGCCAAGAAGGAGGCGCCGCCCATGGAGAAGCCGGAAGTGGTGAAGACGCACCTGCGGGACATGATCATCCTACCCGAGATGGTGGGCAGCATGGTGGGCGTCTACAACGGCAAGACCTTCAACCAGGTGGAGATCAAG CCCGAGATGATCGGCCACTACCTGGGCGAGTTCTCCATCACCTACAAGCCCGTAAAGCATGGCCGGCCCGGCATCGGGGCCACCCACTCCTCCCGCTTCATCCCTCTCAAGTAA